One Pullulanibacillus sp. KACC 23026 DNA segment encodes these proteins:
- a CDS encoding Ger(x)C family spore germination protein yields the protein MPKKHRIILSFIVLLCFFTSTGCGYKDIDKRYFVVNLGIDHHEGKKPYTLSIKIAIPTQEGEEPASSDQATVLSINTTSLSEGLELLKTRLDRKLDFGHLKILLVDPYVAAHEMKTITAWLIERRDIQKIAYVAIADPSSKKILSFTPITEKMPSGTLILQFGDTGYSSPYTNTEYLFNFFRDLNEKGKTAVLPIIEIKNGRFQIQTVGLFDQTHLVAKLSPQETLLLNSFLNHRFSYELKVPTNKKQGVASFRVVRTKLHLHTERERPYLSVQIKAIGEIGLPGKTSTLENTQSDAAAVNKFLKKKYTHLFKAMQRMRTDPAGLGLMYRSHHFNHQNEDERWAAIYPNLTFKVHVQTDFKENGISG from the coding sequence ATGCCCAAAAAACATAGGATTATTTTAAGTTTTATAGTCCTCCTTTGTTTTTTTACATCAACCGGCTGCGGCTATAAGGATATCGATAAGCGCTATTTCGTTGTGAACCTTGGAATTGACCATCATGAAGGAAAGAAACCTTATACACTTTCAATTAAGATCGCAATCCCTACCCAAGAAGGGGAAGAGCCTGCTTCTAGTGATCAAGCGACGGTTTTAAGCATCAACACGACGTCATTATCTGAAGGACTTGAGCTGCTGAAAACCCGTTTGGACCGTAAATTAGATTTCGGCCATTTAAAAATCTTGTTAGTTGATCCCTATGTAGCAGCGCATGAAATGAAGACTATTACAGCATGGCTTATAGAACGACGAGATATCCAAAAAATTGCTTATGTTGCGATTGCTGACCCTAGCTCCAAAAAAATCCTGTCGTTTACACCTATAACTGAAAAAATGCCTTCTGGGACTCTCATCCTTCAATTTGGGGACACAGGGTATTCGTCGCCTTATACCAATACAGAATATCTCTTTAATTTTTTTCGTGATCTTAATGAAAAAGGAAAAACTGCCGTATTGCCTATAATTGAAATTAAAAATGGGCGATTCCAGATTCAAACGGTAGGTTTGTTTGATCAAACCCATCTGGTCGCTAAGCTCTCGCCACAAGAAACCTTGCTATTGAATTCCTTTCTTAATCATCGTTTTTCCTATGAATTAAAGGTTCCGACTAATAAAAAGCAAGGGGTGGCCTCCTTCCGCGTCGTTCGGACGAAACTGCATCTTCACACTGAAAGAGAGCGCCCTTATTTATCCGTCCAGATCAAAGCGATTGGCGAAATCGGATTGCCAGGGAAAACCTCGACATTAGAAAATACACAATCTGACGCAGCCGCAGTAAACAAGTTTTTAAAAAAGAAATACACTCATTTATTTAAAGCTATGCAGAGGATGAGAACAGACCCTGCTGGCCTAGGTTTGATGTACCGATCTCATCACTTTAATCATCAAAATGAAGATGAGCGATGGGCCGCCATTTATCCAAACCTCACTTTTAAAGTCCATGTCCAGACAGACTTTAAAGAAAATGGAATCAGCGGATAA
- a CDS encoding spore germination protein, translated as MKRKHSITELTGWIRQKLQTSSDFTSKTMEKEGSSIEVLFLSAACDPVTIEKQLIQPFYSFENNDAFMDYLLSHSNSQLNPSKEEALMDLLSGSVLIDINDQVITLKVTKKNLNTVEEAKTERVVIGPKSGLSEDLETNLNMMRTWYTSSNLHIEVFQNKVAVVYDESLADKQLVDSLLKKIRRHTFYRHQNFHHLENVLLDEKKYLVPRMNQTERKDRIALNLTEGKIIFFIDGTPFAFIVPAPFFDMMRSMSDFYYPFWISFFIKLLRYSGCLVTILLPSLYVAMTSYNPELFRIELTLSIAGTRLGVPYPSFVEVLLMLVMMELLTEASVRLPEAIGPTATTVGGLILGEAATQAGLVSNIMIIVVAAVAISNYAIPNLQIAFALRVIKYLVLTLTIFTGLLGLLVGVVGVFAYLCQIESFGVPYFKLFSREKDLLLSK; from the coding sequence ATGAAACGAAAACATTCAATAACAGAGCTTACAGGTTGGATTAGACAGAAGCTGCAAACCTCCTCGGATTTCACTAGTAAAACCATGGAGAAAGAGGGATCCTCGATTGAAGTCTTGTTTTTATCCGCTGCCTGTGATCCGGTAACGATTGAAAAACAGCTCATCCAGCCCTTTTACTCTTTCGAAAACAATGATGCCTTCATGGATTACCTTCTGTCCCATTCCAATAGCCAGTTAAATCCCTCTAAAGAAGAGGCACTGATGGATTTGTTATCCGGGTCAGTCCTCATAGACATAAATGATCAAGTGATTACCCTTAAGGTGACAAAAAAGAATCTGAATACGGTTGAAGAAGCGAAAACTGAGAGAGTTGTCATAGGGCCAAAATCGGGTTTAAGTGAGGACCTTGAAACCAATTTGAATATGATGAGAACCTGGTACACTTCATCTAACTTACATATAGAAGTCTTTCAAAATAAAGTCGCTGTGGTCTATGATGAATCCCTTGCTGACAAACAACTTGTTGACTCACTCTTAAAAAAAATTCGTCGTCACACATTTTACCGTCATCAAAATTTCCATCATCTCGAAAACGTTCTACTAGATGAGAAAAAGTATCTTGTTCCTAGAATGAATCAAACAGAAAGAAAAGACCGTATTGCTCTTAATCTTACTGAAGGGAAAATCATCTTCTTCATAGATGGCACACCATTCGCCTTTATAGTACCTGCTCCATTCTTCGATATGATGCGATCCATGTCTGACTTTTATTATCCATTTTGGATCAGTTTTTTCATTAAACTCTTAAGATACTCCGGTTGTCTCGTCACGATCCTGCTGCCTTCTTTATATGTTGCTATGACTTCCTATAATCCAGAGCTTTTTCGAATTGAATTGACTCTATCCATTGCAGGAACACGTTTGGGTGTCCCCTACCCTTCTTTTGTTGAAGTGCTTTTGATGCTAGTCATGATGGAATTATTAACCGAGGCTAGTGTTCGACTGCCAGAGGCGATTGGCCCAACGGCTACAACCGTAGGGGGACTTATACTTGGAGAAGCAGCCACACAAGCAGGACTTGTCAGCAACATTATGATCATTGTCGTTGCGGCTGTTGCCATCTCTAACTATGCCATACCTAATCTCCAAATCGCCTTTGCCTTACGGGTGATTAAGTATCTTGTTCTAACCTTGACGATTTTTACCGGCTTGCTTGGACTATTGGTAGGAGTGGTAGGTGTATTTGCCTATTTGTGTCAGATTGAAAGCTTTGGGGTTCCTTATTTTAAATTGTTCTCAAGAGAAAAGGATTTGCTTTTGTCGAAATAA
- a CDS encoding undecaprenyl-diphosphate phosphatase, with protein sequence MNGFEAFILGLIQGITEFLPISSTGHLYIGRHLFGLDEAGLFLDTMLHFGTLIAIVVFYKDVLIDLLLHPFRKLTLLLIIGTLPAVIFGLAFESYFEQLSKTGATIGWEFLITGALLWFADSVKGGAKQLDQITAWDALIIGCFQATAIFPAISRSGSTIAASLFRKLDRDTAAYFSFLLSTPAIAGAVALQCKDLFDSSGPDIGLVPLFIATLSSALFGYLAMKWMIGYLKKHSLKIFSFYVWILGLFIIFAQALGLF encoded by the coding sequence ATGAACGGTTTTGAAGCATTTATCTTAGGCCTTATTCAAGGCATTACCGAATTTTTGCCTATTTCAAGTACAGGTCACTTATACATAGGTCGTCATTTGTTTGGCCTGGACGAAGCGGGACTCTTTCTAGACACCATGCTCCACTTTGGAACCTTAATTGCCATTGTTGTTTTTTATAAGGACGTATTAATCGATCTTCTGCTCCATCCGTTTCGAAAGCTTACCCTTTTGTTAATTATCGGCACTCTGCCAGCGGTTATCTTTGGACTTGCTTTTGAATCCTATTTTGAACAGCTGTCCAAAACGGGAGCCACGATCGGCTGGGAGTTTCTCATTACAGGTGCTCTCCTCTGGTTTGCCGATTCAGTAAAGGGCGGGGCCAAACAGCTTGATCAAATAACGGCATGGGATGCCCTCATTATTGGCTGCTTTCAAGCAACCGCTATATTCCCTGCGATATCTCGATCCGGTTCAACCATTGCGGCAAGCCTATTCCGAAAACTCGATCGCGATACGGCCGCTTATTTTTCCTTTCTTCTATCCACTCCTGCCATTGCCGGGGCAGTTGCTTTACAGTGTAAAGATTTATTTGATTCAAGCGGTCCGGACATTGGCCTTGTCCCATTGTTTATCGCAACCTTGTCCTCTGCTTTATTTGGGTATCTTGCCATGAAGTGGATGATCGGTTATTTAAAGAAACACTCTCTCAAAATCTTTTCGTTTTATGTTTGGATTTTAGGCCTCTTTATCATCTTTGCTCAAGCATTAGGGCTATTTTAA
- the tlp gene encoding small acid-soluble spore protein Tlp: MAYQNKPNPDDRSDNVEKLQEMVQNTVDNMEEAEKTLDAQSSARDRSGIEAKNARREEAIQFMQQEIKDEMDQQQ, encoded by the coding sequence ATGGCGTATCAAAATAAACCAAATCCAGATGACCGCAGCGATAATGTTGAGAAGCTTCAGGAGATGGTTCAAAACACAGTAGATAATATGGAAGAAGCGGAAAAAACATTGGATGCCCAAAGCTCCGCTCGCGACCGTTCAGGTATCGAAGCTAAAAACGCCCGCCGTGAAGAAGCGATTCAATTTATGCAACAAGAGATAAAGGATGAAATGGACCAGCAGCAATGA
- a CDS encoding GerAB/ArcD/ProY family transporter, producing MQRRFNYYLILLNMISNIMMFTPEILIRERFTGAVQGLIWAFPIGTFFIFMFTYLINDFQGQSIIELMKNTLPVWLQKGILVYFTVLFFITGVLSISVFTFIMLTFMNQDTDVLLLTLMLGGFVSVFSVMKSDKVLYFLEIILVLALPFLAFILYKTLVNPYLNWTSIIQMATYVNRLPDYMTLSTATYIYSGYANMVIFNKCFTKKSDYKHIWVMGILGFLISVHTFFVPIGFNGTVSVGVYEFPWVITADSIRLSLGIIERLIYPFLLLYTMISLINSVIHLHVTTELLKGVIPSPRLWKGKLKWVCPCFFLVAIFLFNSYSNDQQRLYLSVIWLMVRFPSEGILLLLLYWIKRRRRNAQKT from the coding sequence ATGCAACGACGTTTTAACTATTATTTAATTTTATTAAACATGATTTCAAATATTATGATGTTCACACCTGAAATTCTTATTAGAGAACGCTTTACAGGGGCTGTCCAAGGGTTAATTTGGGCATTCCCCATCGGTACTTTTTTCATTTTCATGTTTACTTATTTAATAAATGACTTTCAAGGTCAATCTATTATTGAACTTATGAAGAACACCTTGCCGGTTTGGCTTCAAAAAGGAATTCTCGTCTATTTTACCGTTCTATTTTTCATCACCGGGGTCCTATCCATCAGTGTATTTACTTTCATCATGTTAACTTTCATGAACCAAGATACGGATGTCTTGCTCCTTACCCTTATGTTAGGCGGATTTGTCAGTGTTTTTTCGGTGATGAAATCCGATAAAGTGCTTTACTTTCTCGAGATCATCCTAGTACTTGCCCTGCCATTCTTAGCCTTTATTCTTTATAAAACACTCGTGAACCCCTATCTCAATTGGACATCCATTATCCAAATGGCCACGTATGTCAATCGCTTACCTGATTATATGACATTAAGTACAGCCACTTACATCTACTCTGGCTATGCAAACATGGTCATATTTAATAAGTGCTTTACTAAGAAAAGCGACTATAAACACATTTGGGTGATGGGAATACTAGGCTTCTTAATTTCCGTTCACACCTTTTTTGTCCCCATTGGATTTAACGGCACGGTTTCTGTTGGCGTCTACGAATTTCCTTGGGTGATAACCGCTGATTCCATTCGATTATCACTTGGAATTATTGAACGCTTAATCTACCCTTTCCTATTGCTCTATACAATGATAAGCCTGATTAATTCGGTCATCCATCTTCATGTCACGACTGAATTACTAAAAGGAGTTATTCCCTCCCCACGTTTATGGAAAGGAAAATTAAAATGGGTTTGTCCCTGTTTCTTTTTGGTCGCTATTTTTCTTTTCAACTCCTATTCGAATGACCAACAACGATTATATTTATCTGTTATTTGGTTAATGGTGCGTTTTCCAAGCGAAGGCATCCTTCTTCTACTTTTATATTGGATAAAAAGGAGACGACGCAATGCCCAAAAAACATAG
- the resA gene encoding thiol-disulfide oxidoreductase ResA, protein MLNRRMRLFIRTIILVIVVVAIGFTVYQVVKGKQEINVGDTAPNFELQDLSGKNVQLADYRGQGVLLNFWGSWCDPCKAEMPYINKALKSGIKGVTVLGVNIQESPITVRSFLENNDLDIPVVLDSKGLVTDKYNIGPIPTTFVIDKNGKVVKKIVGSMTSVKEVEQTMKLVQP, encoded by the coding sequence TTGTTAAACCGTCGAATGCGGCTTTTTATCAGGACGATCATATTAGTGATTGTGGTCGTAGCCATTGGCTTCACTGTCTATCAAGTTGTTAAGGGAAAACAGGAAATTAATGTGGGAGATACCGCCCCGAACTTTGAACTTCAGGACTTGAGCGGTAAAAATGTGCAGCTGGCGGACTACCGGGGACAAGGGGTTCTTTTGAATTTTTGGGGATCATGGTGTGATCCATGCAAAGCGGAGATGCCTTATATTAATAAAGCCTTAAAGAGTGGAATCAAAGGCGTAACGGTTCTCGGGGTCAATATTCAAGAGAGTCCCATTACAGTCCGTTCATTTCTTGAAAACAATGATTTAGACATTCCGGTTGTACTTGACAGTAAGGGGCTTGTGACTGATAAGTACAATATTGGGCCAATCCCGACGACTTTTGTAATCGATAAGAATGGCAAAGTCGTCAAAAAGATTGTTGGCAGTATGACAAGCGTCAAGGAAGTGGAGCAAACGATGAAGCTGGTTCAGCCCTAA
- a CDS encoding aminoglycoside adenylyltransferase domain-containing protein, whose protein sequence is MDSRIPSSVQEMLTDYLKGLEETFADSVRGVYLHGSLALNDFDSCSEVDFVSMLDHDLNCEEMALLTDLHSDISDKYPHRIMQGSYINWSDQKDSSCLPLMDRLRTENDKKVSAPYFDGFMMTMSAKENVNPVTWWVLKQNGIPLKGPEPVDLPFKLNEEDLVDYVYENMQVYWKKRVEKFWQAAYHEASLPQNELDGEVAWTVLGLLRQLYTLREQKVISKLSAADYGLQHLPEAFHTIIKEAVRIRKQAPISTISLTNEAKLEDTYKLSHYIFEWADLQQKSS, encoded by the coding sequence GTGGATTCTAGAATACCTTCTTCGGTTCAAGAAATGTTAACGGATTATCTTAAGGGACTGGAAGAAACGTTTGCCGATTCGGTTAGAGGTGTCTATCTGCACGGTTCACTAGCACTTAATGATTTTGACTCATGCAGTGAAGTGGATTTTGTATCGATGCTTGACCATGATTTGAATTGTGAAGAAATGGCTCTGTTAACCGATTTGCATAGCGATATTAGTGATAAATATCCGCATCGAATCATGCAGGGTTCTTATATTAATTGGAGCGATCAAAAGGACAGTTCATGTCTTCCTTTGATGGACCGACTTAGGACGGAAAATGACAAGAAGGTTTCGGCTCCTTATTTTGATGGATTTATGATGACTATGTCAGCCAAAGAGAACGTTAATCCCGTCACCTGGTGGGTCCTCAAACAGAATGGGATACCGTTAAAAGGACCAGAACCAGTGGACCTCCCTTTTAAACTCAATGAAGAGGATCTAGTCGACTATGTGTATGAAAATATGCAGGTGTATTGGAAGAAACGGGTGGAAAAATTTTGGCAGGCTGCTTATCATGAAGCCTCACTTCCCCAAAATGAGTTGGACGGTGAGGTGGCGTGGACGGTTTTAGGACTCTTAAGACAACTCTATACATTAAGAGAACAGAAAGTAATCTCGAAGCTCTCAGCAGCGGATTATGGGCTTCAACATCTGCCTGAAGCTTTTCATACCATTATAAAAGAGGCGGTCAGGATCCGTAAGCAAGCCCCCATTTCTACCATTTCATTAACAAATGAAGCCAAGCTTGAAGATACTTACAAGCTGTCACATTATATTTTTGAGTGGGCAGATCTTCAACAAAAAAGTAGTTAG
- a CDS encoding glycosyltransferase, which translates to MTKSILILTGRYGDGHQKAADAIAEVVKDHYPDVKPIVFDVTDLLPTMFDKLGKHIFIKGIKRFPNLYDYLYEKTREETKASVLFKNINRIGLTDLEQYIESVQPMGVVSTFPVASGMLSLLKREGRLQAPIFTVITDHTVHSSWVYPNIDHYFVASEDVKKRLMDFNIRETAITVTGIPIHPKFSSPYSKPWIKRKLGLSDAPCLLLVGGGFGIFRNLASILEELNEIPIKMTLVIICGRNDKLYRRLKQQTFYTHHRLQILGFVENMNEWMAAADLLITKPGGMTVSEALALEVPMIIVQALGGQENDNLRFLLDSGTSLYAKDPQTLIKQLNYLFLANGIEDLREALKKFVWQKQSALNVAKVMMDVIKTKQKQALRLVSLG; encoded by the coding sequence GTGACAAAGTCAATACTTATTTTGACCGGTAGATATGGTGATGGCCATCAAAAAGCGGCAGATGCGATTGCTGAAGTGGTTAAAGACCATTATCCAGATGTAAAGCCCATTGTCTTTGATGTAACGGATCTTTTACCAACCATGTTTGACAAGCTTGGTAAACACATTTTTATTAAAGGCATTAAAAGGTTCCCTAATCTATACGATTATCTATACGAAAAAACAAGAGAAGAAACAAAAGCTTCTGTATTATTTAAAAACATAAATCGAATTGGCCTAACCGATCTCGAACAATACATTGAATCGGTTCAACCAATGGGAGTTGTGAGTACATTCCCGGTCGCTTCCGGCATGCTTTCTTTACTCAAAAGAGAAGGGCGCCTCCAAGCTCCCATTTTCACAGTGATTACAGATCATACGGTTCACAGTTCTTGGGTTTATCCAAATATTGACCATTATTTCGTGGCCTCTGAAGATGTGAAAAAACGCTTGATGGATTTCAACATAAGAGAGACAGCGATAACCGTAACAGGTATTCCCATTCATCCAAAGTTCTCGTCCCCTTATTCGAAGCCTTGGATTAAGCGAAAGCTTGGATTAAGTGATGCGCCATGCCTCCTTTTAGTTGGGGGCGGCTTTGGTATTTTCCGAAACTTGGCATCCATTCTTGAAGAGCTTAATGAGATACCGATTAAAATGACACTGGTCATTATTTGCGGGAGAAACGACAAGCTTTACAGAAGATTAAAACAGCAGACCTTTTATACCCATCACCGCCTCCAAATATTAGGGTTTGTTGAAAATATGAATGAATGGATGGCAGCAGCGGACCTCTTGATAACAAAACCAGGCGGTATGACCGTTTCAGAGGCTCTCGCGCTCGAAGTACCGATGATCATCGTTCAAGCTTTGGGCGGTCAGGAAAATGATAACTTACGCTTTTTATTAGATTCTGGGACCTCTCTCTATGCCAAAGATCCTCAAACCCTTATCAAACAGTTGAATTATTTATTTTTGGCCAACGGGATTGAGGATTTGAGAGAAGCCCTAAAGAAATTTGTCTGGCAAAAGCAATCTGCATTAAATGTCGCTAAAGTTATGATGGATGTCATTAAAACCAAACAAAAACAAGCACTGCGTTTAGTGAGTTTAGGCTAA
- a CDS encoding alpha/beta hydrolase — translation MKETEFHFKGRDGFSLYAIKWEPDNRAEPVGVVQIVHGMAEHIGRYRRFAEALTTSNFVVFGHDHRGHGQTSGQDDLIYFDDEGGWDKVVDDVNCLHEIIREDYPTLPCLLFGHSMGSFLSKCYIQRYASDLSGVILSGTGFMPKWLARISLWLAKRDVRKYGAKGLSQTLAPIVSQNYNKRFRPVRTESDWLSRDEAEVDRFVEDPLSGGKLTAGFYRDMLQGMSQMDDRQKCELIPHHLPILLVAGDSDPVGNFGKAIYKTKRNYEKAGLNQIDIKLYEGARHELLNELNREEVMLDLLKWMNKWV, via the coding sequence ATGAAGGAAACTGAATTTCACTTTAAAGGTAGAGATGGTTTTTCCCTCTATGCCATTAAATGGGAGCCAGACAATAGAGCGGAGCCTGTAGGTGTTGTTCAGATTGTCCATGGAATGGCTGAGCACATTGGCCGATATCGTCGATTTGCAGAAGCCTTGACAACTTCTAATTTTGTTGTGTTTGGACATGACCATCGAGGACATGGACAGACGTCGGGACAGGATGATCTTATTTACTTTGATGATGAAGGCGGCTGGGATAAAGTGGTCGATGACGTCAATTGCCTTCATGAGATTATTCGTGAGGACTATCCGACATTGCCTTGCCTTTTATTTGGTCATAGTATGGGATCCTTTTTGAGCAAATGTTATATTCAACGCTATGCGAGTGATCTGTCAGGGGTCATTCTTTCAGGTACTGGTTTTATGCCAAAATGGTTGGCAAGAATTTCTTTGTGGCTGGCTAAACGTGACGTCAGAAAATATGGTGCTAAGGGGCTTAGCCAAACGTTGGCACCGATCGTTTCCCAAAATTATAATAAACGCTTTCGACCCGTACGAACTGAGAGTGATTGGTTAAGTCGAGATGAGGCGGAAGTGGATCGATTTGTAGAGGATCCTCTTAGTGGCGGGAAACTGACTGCTGGCTTTTATCGTGATATGCTTCAAGGCATGAGTCAAATGGATGATCGGCAAAAATGTGAGCTTATTCCACATCACCTGCCTATCCTTTTAGTCGCAGGGGATAGTGATCCTGTAGGGAACTTTGGTAAAGCCATTTATAAAACGAAACGAAACTATGAGAAAGCGGGACTCAATCAAATCGATATTAAGTTGTATGAAGGGGCTCGGCATGAATTATTAAATGAACTCAATCGCGAGGAGGTCATGCTGGATCTTCTTAAGTGGATGAACAAATGGGTATAA
- a CDS encoding PatB family C-S lyase: MSEVNLDEWIDRRGTNSVKWEHTKQVFGHDDLLPLWVADMDFQTPAEVTESILKRAKHPIYGYPGTPESLKTAIKEWIGRRLHTSIDTSHLVFLPGVVYGLHLAAMTLTSPGDKIIVQSPVYPPFFSSVEKTGRHVVENPLIDNNGRYEMDFDQLESIIDRHTKAIFLCSPHNPVGRVWIREELTKLGEIAVKHGLIVVSDEIHGDLVLGEHVQTPFYSLPDQLSEQSICFMAPSKTFNLAGLFASYALIKNKKLRLEFENALARTGAGRLNLFGIEAMEAAYTFGDEWLEEVRRYLDGNADYLVKSFQERIPQIKMTKPEGTYLAWLDCRELKMDDEALKQWMIHEARLGLNAGITFGKQGSGYMRLNFACPRSLLEEAISRLEAALKKL, encoded by the coding sequence ATGAGTGAAGTTAATTTAGATGAATGGATTGATCGCCGAGGCACTAATTCAGTAAAGTGGGAACACACAAAGCAAGTATTTGGACACGATGATTTATTGCCTTTATGGGTAGCAGATATGGACTTTCAAACCCCTGCTGAAGTAACAGAGTCTATTTTAAAACGGGCCAAGCATCCCATCTACGGTTATCCCGGTACCCCTGAGTCTCTGAAAACAGCGATAAAAGAGTGGATTGGGCGCCGATTGCATACATCAATTGATACGAGCCATCTCGTATTTCTCCCAGGGGTTGTTTATGGACTCCATCTCGCGGCTATGACTCTTACATCGCCTGGGGATAAAATCATTGTGCAATCCCCTGTTTATCCACCGTTCTTTTCTTCTGTAGAAAAAACAGGACGACACGTCGTTGAAAATCCCTTGATTGATAATAACGGGCGCTATGAAATGGATTTTGATCAACTGGAATCGATTATTGATCGTCATACTAAAGCGATTTTCCTTTGTAGTCCACATAATCCAGTAGGAAGAGTTTGGATAAGGGAGGAATTGACGAAGCTTGGTGAGATTGCAGTTAAACATGGCTTGATCGTGGTGTCTGACGAGATTCATGGCGATCTCGTTCTTGGAGAACATGTTCAAACCCCTTTCTATTCACTGCCAGACCAGCTATCTGAACAAAGCATCTGTTTCATGGCTCCAAGCAAAACCTTTAATTTAGCCGGACTTTTTGCTTCATATGCGCTGATAAAGAATAAGAAGCTCCGTTTGGAATTTGAGAATGCATTAGCTCGAACGGGAGCAGGACGGTTAAATCTCTTTGGAATTGAAGCGATGGAGGCGGCTTATACATTTGGGGATGAATGGCTGGAAGAGGTGCGTCGTTATTTAGATGGAAACGCGGATTATCTTGTTAAATCCTTCCAAGAGCGAATCCCGCAAATTAAAATGACAAAGCCTGAGGGGACTTATCTTGCATGGCTTGATTGCCGTGAGTTGAAAATGGATGATGAGGCTTTAAAACAGTGGATGATTCACGAGGCCCGTTTAGGCTTAAATGCAGGCATCACCTTTGGAAAACAAGGGAGCGGCTACATGCGCTTGAATTTTGCTTGCCCAAGAAGTCTTTTGGAAGAAGCCATTAGCCGTCTAGAAGCGGCCCTTAAGAAGCTTTAA